The following coding sequences lie in one bacterium genomic window:
- a CDS encoding amidohydrolase: MKRKKTIQRRATLKGLGSAGILSLLGSGKAQGQEKPSPAPSRSSGSQDAREQIFKRVTETPFIDTHEHLMEEKGRINGHSVSWIKSDDWSLVLEHYLDSDLLTAGMPQKVYDRFFSPDVDPSDKWKILEPYWWAVKNTAYGQAVCIAMKELYGVDELSAKTVAKVQAGYEKTVRPGFYRHILCELANIESCQVNSLEGTPFMRTAMPTLLMQDISIVGMFAGPDFRQFGEPAGIRASSLSDWHRVIDWWFDTYGTYAVAVKSQNAYSRDIDYEKVPADRAEPLFRKKLEKQPMTAAETKALEDHLFWYAVEKATKTGLPVKLHTGYYAGQNTMPLSRLINNPGSATNLCLAAPKTRFVFMHICYPYYEEMISIAKQHTNAYLDMCWAWIVNPVASKDFLKKYLVTAPANKILTFGGDYVPVEPVLGHAVIARKGIALALAELVEEGWMSLDDALGLVEPIMNGNARRIFNLAEKEKALKTVKWG; the protein is encoded by the coding sequence ATGAAACGGAAAAAAACCATTCAGAGACGCGCGACGCTCAAGGGGCTCGGCTCGGCCGGTATTCTTTCGCTTCTCGGCTCAGGAAAAGCGCAGGGGCAGGAAAAACCGTCCCCGGCTCCGTCGAGATCGTCGGGTTCGCAGGATGCCCGCGAACAGATATTCAAACGGGTGACGGAGACCCCGTTCATCGACACGCACGAGCACCTCATGGAGGAAAAGGGCCGGATCAACGGGCATTCGGTATCATGGATAAAGAGCGACGACTGGAGCCTTGTGCTCGAACATTACCTCGATTCCGACCTGCTCACCGCCGGTATGCCCCAGAAGGTGTACGACCGGTTTTTCTCTCCCGATGTCGACCCGTCGGACAAGTGGAAAATCCTCGAACCCTACTGGTGGGCGGTCAAAAACACGGCGTACGGCCAGGCGGTCTGCATTGCCATGAAAGAGCTCTACGGTGTCGACGAGCTTTCGGCGAAAACGGTGGCAAAAGTCCAGGCCGGATACGAAAAAACAGTCCGCCCCGGATTCTACCGTCACATCCTCTGCGAGCTCGCTAACATCGAATCCTGCCAGGTCAACAGCCTCGAAGGGACGCCGTTCATGCGCACCGCCATGCCGACCCTGCTCATGCAGGATATCAGCATCGTGGGCATGTTCGCCGGGCCCGATTTCAGGCAGTTCGGCGAGCCCGCGGGCATCAGGGCGTCATCGCTTTCCGACTGGCACCGTGTGATCGACTGGTGGTTCGACACGTACGGAACCTACGCCGTGGCTGTGAAATCGCAGAACGCCTACAGCCGTGACATCGACTACGAAAAAGTCCCCGCCGACCGCGCGGAGCCGCTTTTCAGGAAAAAGCTCGAAAAACAACCGATGACAGCCGCCGAAACAAAGGCGCTCGAAGATCATCTCTTCTGGTACGCGGTCGAAAAGGCAACAAAAACCGGGCTTCCGGTGAAACTCCATACGGGATACTATGCCGGGCAGAACACCATGCCGCTCTCACGGCTCATCAACAACCCCGGTTCGGCCACAAACCTCTGCCTTGCCGCGCCGAAAACGAGATTTGTGTTCATGCACATCTGCTATCCCTACTACGAGGAGATGATCTCGATCGCCAAGCAGCACACGAACGCATACCTCGACATGTGCTGGGCATGGATTGTCAACCCGGTCGCATCGAAGGATTTCCTCAAGAAATACCTCGTGACCGCGCCCGCGAACAAGATACTCACCTTCGGCGGGGATTATGTTCCGGTGGAGCCGGTCCTCGGACACGCCGTCATCGCGCGGAAGGGCATAGCACTTGCTCTCGCCGAGCTTGTCGAGGAAGGATGGATGAGTCTCGACGATGCTCTCGGGCTTGTCGAACCCATTATGAACGGCAACGCACGGCGCATTTTCAACCTCGCGGAGAAGGAAAAAGCGCTCAAGACGGTGAAATGGGGATGA
- a CDS encoding twin-arginine translocation signal domain-containing protein, giving the protein MKFFPHISRRDFLRTGTAATAAGILTGTSETRAAQTAGSEPVSSIQPGVSKNRVIGCYCTLEEILDSPKYIDALQAKLGVNTLYCSPPIRLPDWLLRMNPIGPDRIMNARGHTGDDSGVHRAVEDTHSRGMQFYLYYTGHHYGEESRPIISETFDGVKFLDLPPIKYSLESMKTSCFAKPAVREYEPAVFSYGARTYGADSMYVSHYRYASPSFWTNLFGCACSSCREEADRMGYDFEAMKNSMMKLRRSLERLDRKTLEQAARFRMTFTDFLVLLGGDNGVIDWLVFRSKVVGSELRRIHDAVHTATAGQCRFMTDTFNATQALFVGHNWADFFDGASDALQPLSWCATQHISAVASWANQLCEWVPGLEESTALKLVTTFFGYDGLGLPDKKIADLRIGEDMSKHDTYSNEKGSFYGYFNPDLTIRLMTHEWTRMTAINRGRLPAHPVIKGFEWPEPVCRELMARALDLGLNGYVFQRTDVLIDKSRL; this is encoded by the coding sequence ATGAAGTTTTTTCCACATATCAGCCGCCGTGACTTTCTCAGAACGGGAACCGCGGCGACGGCAGCCGGAATCCTTACAGGAACCAGTGAAACCCGCGCCGCACAGACAGCCGGTTCCGAACCGGTTAGCTCCATACAGCCGGGTGTTTCGAAAAACAGGGTCATAGGCTGTTACTGCACCCTCGAGGAAATACTCGACTCTCCGAAATACATCGATGCCCTCCAGGCCAAACTCGGCGTCAACACCCTGTATTGCAGCCCCCCCATCAGGCTGCCCGACTGGCTCCTCAGGATGAATCCCATCGGTCCCGACCGCATCATGAACGCCCGAGGTCACACCGGGGACGATTCCGGAGTCCACAGAGCTGTCGAGGATACCCACAGTCGCGGCATGCAGTTCTATCTCTACTACACGGGCCACCATTACGGCGAAGAGAGCCGCCCGATCATATCCGAGACTTTCGACGGTGTCAAGTTCCTCGATCTCCCGCCGATAAAGTACTCGCTCGAATCCATGAAGACATCGTGCTTTGCAAAGCCCGCTGTCAGGGAGTACGAACCGGCGGTGTTCAGCTACGGCGCACGGACATACGGCGCGGACTCGATGTACGTATCGCACTACCGCTATGCGAGCCCGTCCTTCTGGACAAACCTGTTCGGGTGCGCATGCAGCTCCTGCCGTGAAGAAGCCGACCGGATGGGGTATGACTTCGAGGCAATGAAGAATTCGATGATGAAGCTCCGCCGCAGCCTCGAACGGCTCGACCGGAAAACGCTCGAACAGGCCGCCCGTTTCAGGATGACATTCACCGATTTTCTCGTGCTGTTGGGCGGCGACAACGGAGTCATCGACTGGCTCGTGTTCAGGTCGAAGGTGGTCGGCAGCGAGCTCAGGCGCATCCACGATGCTGTCCATACGGCGACGGCGGGCCAGTGCAGGTTCATGACCGACACCTTCAACGCCACGCAGGCGCTCTTTGTCGGGCACAACTGGGCGGATTTCTTCGACGGCGCATCGGACGCACTCCAGCCGCTCTCGTGGTGCGCGACACAGCACATCTCTGCGGTCGCCTCATGGGCGAACCAGCTCTGCGAATGGGTTCCCGGCCTCGAAGAATCCACCGCGCTCAAGCTCGTGACAACGTTCTTCGGGTATGACGGACTCGGGCTGCCGGACAAAAAGATCGCCGACCTTCGCATCGGCGAAGACATGTCGAAGCACGACACATACAGCAACGAAAAGGGGTCGTTTTACGGTTATTTCAATCCCGACCTCACCATCAGGCTCATGACCCACGAGTGGACACGTATGACGGCGATCAACCGCGGGAGATTGCCCGCCCATCCGGTCATCAAGGGTTTCGAGTGGCCCGAGCCGGTATGCCGTGAGCTCATGGCGCGCGCCCTCGACCTCGGGCTGAACGGTTATGTTTTCCAGCGGACGGACGTTCTCATCGATAAAAGCAGACTATAG
- a CDS encoding DUF4962 domain-containing protein: MVIFSGMLARGNPSVHRVVCTEKNIKATMTILWRQRVAIIGMVTAFMAICHTARAAEPVVWDFESGTLSWRPAAKMITVSRAQGVNADGQGKASLRVCGSCKGLADYASSGALPMTTRQFFRLSAWVRIDHPGTDSPLPFVKCVFEAQEPGTWLGQALTARYDTSRMGTWQRLTGEFRVPYGTERGRIVLGSEHRLPEQNSASAEIDVYLDGVTLEPIEHLSIEGKYYLKPVPPELERMRGVHPRLYLTGQRIGELKSAIKTTHAALWKEFIAQADKIARQEPPKYRDESEWTNTEQLYMRPVGDNMPFLALAYVLTGERKYLDSARTWALAACGYPTWGLYEFENSDLSTGHQLFGLALVYDWCWRDLDDETRRTIRETLIKKSAYLFDVAAKGIIVKDSAAYAIHPWPEWDEAFLQNHLWINSCGIAAAGLAIFDEDDEAGRWVAYTLDRYHHTMAVLGDDGASHEGPGYWSYGVEWMLKFMYLARDLTGDDMYDHPWWRKTAMYRLYMGLPQNSWSYSNTTVDYGDSPRYDWYGADYMLRALAHEYRDGYAQWLADALDRANAEHPIARWLNLLWYDPSVKAIPPDGLPTLRHFPDIDLVTARSDWSGDESFVFFKCGPYIGHTAIREFTYCPSSAHHVHPDTGNFMVFACGEWLIRDDGYRAKFTGYHNTLLIDSGEQLGGGGPIFNGAEPHGFQARPRIIRAVSAPGFDHITGDVAEAYPKAAGLRCFVRHLLFLKPDVLIVADDIALDMAHDLELRFHPEQQEGSCSGNAFVMHGKQAVLRLDPLVSEGVDVSAESIIALPKEPDEKGIPLYTVRLRKHGSQWRNAVALSWAKTGGEPVTVTCRAQGDTWTFTAGGRTVTLNWKTGEAK; the protein is encoded by the coding sequence ATGGTCATATTTTCCGGCATGCTTGCGCGAGGGAATCCTTCAGTTCACAGGGTGGTATGCACCGAAAAAAATATAAAAGCCACAATGACGATACTATGGCGTCAACGTGTCGCTATTATCGGGATGGTGACAGCGTTCATGGCCATCTGTCACACTGCCCGTGCTGCCGAACCGGTCGTATGGGATTTCGAATCGGGAACGCTCTCATGGCGCCCGGCGGCGAAGATGATTACGGTATCGCGGGCGCAGGGTGTTAATGCGGACGGTCAGGGGAAGGCAAGCCTCCGGGTGTGCGGTTCGTGCAAAGGACTTGCCGACTATGCCTCCTCCGGGGCGCTCCCGATGACAACACGGCAGTTTTTCCGGCTTTCGGCGTGGGTACGGATAGACCATCCCGGTACGGATTCCCCGCTTCCGTTCGTAAAGTGCGTGTTCGAAGCGCAGGAGCCGGGTACATGGCTCGGTCAGGCTCTCACCGCGCGGTATGACACATCGCGTATGGGGACATGGCAGCGCCTTACGGGAGAATTCCGCGTGCCCTACGGGACGGAGCGGGGAAGGATTGTGCTCGGAAGCGAACACCGGCTCCCGGAACAGAACAGCGCCTCGGCTGAGATCGATGTGTATCTCGACGGCGTCACGCTCGAACCGATAGAACACCTCTCCATCGAGGGAAAGTACTACCTGAAGCCCGTGCCGCCGGAGCTCGAACGCATGCGTGGAGTGCATCCGAGGCTCTATCTCACCGGACAGCGTATCGGCGAGCTGAAATCCGCGATAAAGACCACCCATGCGGCGCTCTGGAAGGAGTTTATTGCACAGGCGGACAAAATTGCCAGGCAGGAGCCGCCGAAGTACCGTGACGAGTCCGAGTGGACTAACACCGAGCAGCTCTACATGCGCCCGGTCGGGGACAACATGCCGTTCCTCGCGCTTGCGTATGTGCTGACCGGAGAGCGGAAATACCTCGACAGCGCCCGAACCTGGGCGCTCGCCGCTTGCGGGTACCCGACATGGGGCCTTTATGAGTTCGAAAACTCCGACCTGTCGACCGGACACCAGCTTTTCGGGCTTGCGCTCGTGTACGACTGGTGCTGGCGCGATCTTGACGACGAAACACGGCGGACTATCCGTGAAACGCTCATAAAGAAATCGGCATACCTCTTCGATGTCGCGGCAAAAGGCATCATCGTGAAGGACAGCGCGGCATATGCCATCCACCCCTGGCCCGAGTGGGACGAGGCGTTCCTCCAGAACCACCTGTGGATAAACTCCTGCGGAATTGCCGCCGCCGGGCTCGCGATTTTCGACGAGGACGATGAAGCCGGGCGCTGGGTGGCGTACACCCTCGACCGGTACCATCACACCATGGCGGTGCTCGGCGATGACGGCGCCAGTCACGAAGGGCCCGGATACTGGAGCTACGGCGTCGAGTGGATGCTCAAGTTCATGTACCTCGCCCGCGACCTTACCGGCGACGATATGTATGACCATCCATGGTGGCGGAAAACGGCAATGTATCGCCTCTATATGGGGCTACCCCAAAACTCCTGGAGCTACAGCAATACGACGGTCGATTATGGCGACAGCCCGCGCTACGACTGGTACGGCGCCGATTACATGCTGCGTGCCCTCGCCCATGAATACCGTGACGGGTACGCACAGTGGCTGGCCGATGCGCTCGACAGGGCGAATGCGGAGCACCCCATAGCCCGGTGGCTCAATCTTCTCTGGTACGATCCCTCGGTGAAGGCGATACCCCCCGATGGTCTGCCGACGCTCCGCCATTTCCCGGACATCGATCTCGTCACGGCGCGCTCGGACTGGTCGGGCGATGAATCGTTCGTGTTTTTCAAATGCGGTCCCTATATCGGTCATACGGCGATCCGTGAGTTCACCTACTGTCCCTCGTCCGCGCACCACGTGCACCCGGACACGGGCAATTTCATGGTGTTCGCCTGCGGGGAATGGCTCATCCGCGATGACGGCTACCGTGCCAAGTTCACGGGCTACCATAATACGCTCCTCATCGACAGCGGCGAACAGCTCGGCGGCGGCGGGCCGATATTCAACGGTGCGGAACCGCATGGCTTTCAGGCTCGGCCGCGTATTATCCGCGCGGTGTCCGCTCCCGGGTTCGATCATATCACCGGGGATGTCGCGGAAGCCTATCCTAAAGCTGCCGGGCTCCGGTGCTTCGTCCGTCACCTCCTTTTCCTGAAACCCGATGTACTCATCGTTGCGGACGATATCGCGCTTGACATGGCGCACGATCTCGAGCTCCGTTTCCACCCTGAGCAGCAGGAGGGAAGCTGTTCGGGCAACGCCTTCGTCATGCATGGTAAACAGGCTGTTCTCCGTCTCGATCCCCTCGTTTCCGAGGGCGTTGATGTCAGCGCGGAAAGCATCATCGCACTGCCGAAGGAGCCCGACGAGAAGGGAATACCCCTGTACACGGTACGGCTCCGGAAGCATGGGAGCCAGTGGCGGAACGCCGTCGCACTCTCATGGGCGAAAACGGGCGGTGAGCCGGTGACCGTAACATGCAGGGCGCAGGGCGATACATGGACATTCACCGCCGGAGGCCGCACTGTGACGCTGAACTGGAAAACCGGCGAGGCGAAGTGA
- a CDS encoding amidohydrolase family protein, translating to MKRPIIDMHNHLIPDESVLPGYEEAAEKLGIRKIVFQGLEWPGVPYSRNSALLAAMKRRPDLAVGFGGINLWEPVEPDRIDRLRDQGFAGLKFILPPEPYHSERFYPYYKRAEKLGIPILFHLGIISSKGTEGVRVDNNFMRPIYLDTIARSFRGLTIIGAHLGNPWFEEATMSARWNPNLFFDLSGSTLKKKRPSFIGDLLWWSDKTEYRSPFWSSAWEQIVFGADVGPEKEHDVVNDYTVLLDTLGVADHLRQAVFYGTAANILRKAGVKIDEA from the coding sequence ATGAAACGACCGATAATCGACATGCACAATCACCTCATACCTGATGAGAGCGTTCTGCCGGGCTACGAGGAGGCAGCGGAAAAACTGGGGATCAGGAAGATCGTATTCCAGGGGCTCGAATGGCCAGGCGTCCCCTATTCGAGAAACTCCGCGCTGCTTGCCGCCATGAAACGGCGTCCCGACCTCGCTGTCGGATTCGGCGGCATCAACCTCTGGGAACCGGTCGAGCCCGACCGTATCGACAGGCTCCGCGACCAGGGCTTTGCCGGGCTCAAATTCATCCTTCCGCCCGAACCGTACCATTCCGAGCGGTTCTACCCCTATTACAAGCGGGCGGAAAAGCTCGGGATTCCGATTCTCTTTCACCTCGGCATCATTTCCTCAAAAGGAACGGAGGGTGTGCGCGTCGATAACAACTTCATGCGGCCCATCTATCTCGACACCATCGCCCGCTCGTTCAGGGGACTGACCATCATCGGGGCGCATCTGGGAAATCCATGGTTCGAGGAGGCGACCATGAGCGCCCGCTGGAATCCCAACCTGTTCTTCGATCTCTCCGGCTCGACCCTCAAGAAAAAGAGGCCGTCCTTTATCGGCGACCTGCTCTGGTGGAGCGATAAAACCGAATACCGCTCGCCTTTCTGGTCGAGCGCATGGGAACAGATCGTGTTCGGCGCCGATGTCGGGCCGGAAAAGGAGCACGATGTGGTCAACGATTACACGGTTCTGCTCGATACCCTCGGCGTTGCCGACCATCTCCGGCAGGCTGTGTTTTACGGGACTGCGGCGAACATCCTCAGAAAAGCGGGTGTAAAAATAGATGAAGCCTGA
- a CDS encoding sulfatase-like hydrolase/transferase, translating to MDRRDFIRRANLYGAGAALGSNRAFGAAAPSSGDTKGEIRNILVLFVDQQRQDCLGCYGNQVVKTPNIDRLARTGIRFNNAYTPSPVCTPARTSFQTGLWAHNHKLVFNTSRSPFQTGFNDPEPTTRFFSESLRAKGWNCAHIGKWHIGTLMNKPAARGYEDLPYYPDYGYPANHPHYVEYLKKQGVGGFNLLEEKLDPTGYRHYAGLQEGPQSASIPAYLASQTIDAINRHAGTGKPFFIGCNFWGPHAPYNITRKHWEMYNGAKIKAWPNFDCDLSDKPGVITRYGEYWKTGWFTRDNIPGLIGLYYGYISLIDEEIGRILKALEDKGELDRTLIIYSADHGSSVGSYRFWDKGFGMYDVITRIPMIVSHPAIKPSSSDAFVTLLDFAPTFLEAAGCEIPNGLDGTSILPIIKGEKQAVRDDYIITEHFGHQVPFYQRMVRTPTFKYIYNPMDLDECYDLGADPNETKNIIASVDKKKLAWARSTLLQWMKSHNDPLLVWATPMLG from the coding sequence ATGGATCGGAGAGATTTTATCAGGCGGGCAAATCTGTACGGAGCGGGCGCCGCCCTCGGGAGTAACCGGGCGTTCGGAGCTGCCGCGCCATCATCAGGCGACACAAAGGGAGAGATCAGAAACATTCTGGTGCTTTTTGTCGACCAGCAGCGCCAGGATTGTCTCGGATGCTACGGCAACCAGGTGGTAAAGACACCGAATATCGACCGTCTGGCGCGTACCGGAATCCGCTTCAACAACGCCTATACGCCGTCGCCCGTCTGTACTCCGGCGCGTACGTCGTTCCAGACCGGATTGTGGGCGCACAACCACAAGCTCGTTTTCAACACATCCCGCTCCCCGTTCCAGACCGGCTTCAACGATCCGGAACCCACAACGCGGTTCTTCAGCGAATCACTCCGCGCCAAAGGGTGGAACTGCGCCCATATAGGCAAATGGCATATCGGAACGTTAATGAACAAACCCGCCGCACGGGGGTACGAAGACCTGCCTTATTATCCCGACTACGGGTATCCCGCCAATCATCCGCACTATGTCGAGTACCTGAAAAAACAGGGTGTGGGCGGGTTCAACCTGCTCGAAGAAAAGCTCGATCCCACCGGATACCGCCACTACGCGGGCCTTCAGGAGGGGCCGCAGTCGGCATCGATCCCGGCGTATCTTGCCAGCCAGACCATCGACGCCATCAACCGTCACGCCGGAACCGGAAAACCGTTCTTCATAGGCTGCAATTTCTGGGGTCCGCACGCGCCGTACAACATTACGAGGAAACACTGGGAGATGTACAACGGGGCAAAAATCAAAGCCTGGCCAAATTTCGACTGCGACCTTTCGGACAAGCCCGGTGTAATCACACGGTACGGCGAATACTGGAAGACAGGCTGGTTCACGAGGGACAATATCCCCGGGCTCATCGGGCTCTACTATGGCTATATCAGCCTCATCGACGAGGAAATCGGGCGGATTCTCAAAGCGCTCGAAGACAAGGGCGAGCTCGACCGTACGCTCATAATCTACTCCGCCGATCACGGGAGCAGCGTGGGCTCATACCGTTTCTGGGACAAGGGATTCGGCATGTACGATGTCATCACCCGTATCCCGATGATCGTGTCCCATCCCGCCATTAAGCCCTCGTCGTCCGATGCCTTCGTGACCCTGCTCGACTTTGCACCGACATTTCTGGAGGCCGCAGGCTGCGAAATTCCGAACGGACTTGACGGCACATCGATTCTGCCCATCATTAAAGGCGAAAAACAGGCGGTCAGGGATGACTACATCATCACCGAACATTTCGGTCACCAGGTGCCTTTCTATCAGCGCATGGTGAGAACGCCCACGTTCAAGTACATCTATAATCCCATGGACCTCGACGAATGCTACGACCTCGGGGCCGATCCGAACGAGACGAAAAACATCATCGCCTCGGTGGACAAAAAGAAGCTCGCCTGGGCGCGGTCTACCCTGCTCCAATGGATGAAAAGCCATAACGACCCGCTCCTCGTCTGGGCAACACCCATGCTGGGGTGA
- a CDS encoding sulfatase-like hydrolase/transferase: MSSPNTLNRREAIRRGICGAAGLTAGALTGGLTPSAMAQAQRRPNVILMYTDDQNFDQIGCYGYKRYTPNQDSIAHEGVRFNRGYVTTSVCTPSRYGCLTGQFAGRCSNPQFTRAFPEGVQVEVSFNTRITPGQPNIANVMKQAGYTTGMVGKWDQGGGENLRQLPRGDAWTKVDGEADLHDPKITEILRYNHDRYREAIQSCGFDYAESIYFGNPESFNNHQLNIHNLEWVVKGALDFIDQNRDKPFFLYFAPTLHHIPHPQESLVQSDPRITAAGYLDKAPDVMPTRKDVIKRVTAAGYRPETAFCTWMDDGIGVLLKKLDDLKLTENTLILFVSDNATIAKGTLFEGGIRIPFMAQWKGKIRGGQVTESLVQNIDLAPTIFDACGVQKPAAMEIDGASLMPLLLGRKKTIHDELFFEIGWTHAVCTDRWKYTALRYSKEAQEEAKKTGKRFYHNRALEPHQHKVLLEHPNFWDPDQLYDLSIDEDEVVNLAYDPEYSQTLGDMKGRLKRWLATFGNHPFGEFTG; encoded by the coding sequence ATGTCATCACCCAACACACTTAATCGCCGGGAAGCCATCAGGAGGGGTATATGCGGTGCCGCCGGCCTGACCGCAGGGGCGCTGACCGGTGGGTTAACGCCATCCGCCATGGCGCAGGCACAACGGAGACCGAACGTCATCCTCATGTATACGGACGACCAGAATTTCGATCAGATCGGCTGTTACGGGTACAAGCGGTACACGCCCAACCAGGACAGCATCGCCCATGAGGGAGTACGGTTCAACCGGGGCTATGTCACCACGAGCGTGTGTACGCCGAGCCGGTACGGCTGCCTGACAGGGCAGTTTGCGGGACGGTGCAGTAATCCCCAGTTCACCAGGGCCTTCCCCGAGGGAGTCCAGGTCGAGGTAAGCTTCAACACCCGTATCACGCCCGGCCAGCCGAACATCGCCAATGTCATGAAGCAGGCCGGTTATACGACGGGCATGGTGGGAAAATGGGATCAGGGCGGCGGAGAGAATCTCAGGCAGCTCCCCCGCGGGGATGCATGGACGAAGGTTGATGGCGAGGCCGATCTTCACGACCCCAAAATAACGGAAATCCTCCGGTACAACCACGACCGTTACCGCGAGGCGATACAGTCCTGTGGGTTCGATTATGCCGAGAGCATCTATTTCGGGAATCCCGAGAGCTTCAACAACCACCAGCTCAACATCCATAACCTCGAATGGGTCGTCAAGGGCGCGCTCGATTTTATCGACCAGAACAGGGACAAGCCCTTTTTCCTCTATTTTGCGCCGACCCTCCACCATATACCGCACCCCCAGGAATCGCTCGTGCAGTCCGATCCGCGCATTACGGCGGCAGGCTACCTCGACAAGGCGCCGGATGTCATGCCAACCCGCAAGGATGTCATCAAGCGGGTGACAGCGGCAGGCTACCGTCCCGAGACAGCCTTCTGCACATGGATGGACGACGGCATCGGGGTTTTGCTCAAAAAGCTCGATGACCTGAAACTCACCGAGAATACCCTCATCCTGTTTGTGAGTGACAACGCCACCATCGCAAAAGGCACTCTGTTCGAGGGCGGTATCCGCATTCCGTTCATGGCGCAGTGGAAAGGAAAGATACGCGGCGGGCAGGTCACCGAAAGCCTTGTGCAGAATATCGATCTTGCTCCGACCATATTCGACGCCTGCGGCGTTCAGAAACCGGCGGCCATGGAGATAGACGGCGCAAGCCTGATGCCTCTGTTGCTCGGACGCAAGAAAACCATACACGACGAGCTGTTCTTCGAGATCGGATGGACGCACGCGGTCTGCACCGACCGGTGGAAATACACCGCGCTCCGCTATTCAAAGGAAGCGCAGGAAGAAGCGAAAAAAACCGGGAAGCGGTTTTACCATAACCGGGCGCTCGAACCTCATCAGCACAAGGTGCTCCTGGAACATCCGAATTTCTGGGACCCCGACCAACTGTACGATCTGAGCATCGACGAGGACGAGGTTGTCAATCTCGCCTATGACCCCGAGTATTCGCAAACGCTCGGGGACATGAAAGGACGGCTGAAACGGTGGCTCGCCACGTTCGGTAATCATCCGTTCGGCGAGTTCACCGGATGA